A stretch of the Aegilops tauschii subsp. strangulata cultivar AL8/78 chromosome 4, Aet v6.0, whole genome shotgun sequence genome encodes the following:
- the LOC109744328 gene encoding probable E3 ubiquitin-protein ligase ARI1 isoform X1 — protein sequence MASDDDCYDYEYDYDEDEEEEEEAMEADEDGLFEDDTPMPDRPADCWAITQESLSTAQQQDLSMVMNLLNVKQHNARALLIHHRWKIDCIYDHLDRKGRDRMFREAGIVLQENINGKALPSRVVNCMVCFDEFSVGAVSIMECGHYFCNDCWTEHFKASVDSGKKQIRCMGVKCPVVCDEAVVQQLLAGKYPDAARRFDRFLLESYLENNESVKWCPSVPHCGRAIRVGAGERYTEVECPCGLGFCFACAAAAHSPCPCTMWDMWEVKCNGESETVNWILANTKSCPKCFKPIVKDGGCNLVTCKCGQHLCWKCGGATGFAHNWDSIDGHSCNRFVGEEKKKVDNAKRNLHRYTHYYDRFKIHGDSHKLEHDMLGPAIDERVKVLEALRDQSLIQDASWLTEAHRGLLQSRQVLSRSYVFAYYMFGDDDKVRTWPANRHSLPIAQGLFENYQEELESNVERLSKVLATEYGPVPDEDDVRRDKQNAMNLTKIVQTRCGEIYKCIQDELLPLLLDPMIIAAYRPRGPDKAKEFTA from the exons ATGGCCAGCGACGACGATTGCTACGACTACGAGTATGACTACgacgaagacgaggaggaggaggaggaggctatGGAGGCCGACGAGGACGGCCTGTTCGAGGACGACACGCCGATGCCGGATCGCCCCGCCGATTGCTGG GCAATTACACAAGAGTCTCTTTCCACTGCACAG CAACAAGATCTATCCATGGTAATGAACTTGCTCAACGTCAAGCAGCACAACGCTCGTGCTCTCCTCATCCACCATCGGTGGAAGATAGACTGCATCTACGACCACCTCGACAGGAAGGGGCGAGACCGCATGTTCAGAGAGGCAGGCATCGTGCTTCAGGAGAATATCAACGGCAAGGCGCTGCCCTCAAGAGTGGTGAACTGCATGGTGTGCTTTGATGAATTCTCTGTGGGTGCCGTCTCCATCATGGAATGTGGCCATTATTTCTGCAATGACT GTTGGACGGAGCACTTCAAGGCGTCTGTGGATAGCGGCAAGAAGCAGATCCGGTGCATGGGGGTGAAGTGCCCGGTGGTGTGCGACGAGGCCGTGGTGCAGCAGCTCCTCGCCGGCAAGTACCCCGACGCGGCCAGGCGCTTCGACCGCTTCCTCCTCGAGTCGTACCTCGAGAACAACGAGTCGGTGAAGTGGTGCCCGAGCGTCCCGCACTGCGGCCGCGCGATCCGCGTGGGCGCCGGCGAGCGCTACACCGAGGTGGAGTGCCCCTGCGGCCTGGGCTTCTGCTTCGCGTGCGCGGCCGCCGCGCACTCGCCGTGCCCCTGCACCATGTGGGACATGTGGGAGGTCAAGTGCAACGGCGAGTCGGAGACCGTCAACTGGATCCTCGCCAACACCAAGAGCTGCCCCAAGTGCTTCAAGCCCATCGTCAAGGACGGCGGCTGCAACCTCGTCACCTGCAAGTGCGGCCAGCATCTATG TTGGAAGTGCGGCGGCGCGACGGGGTTCGCGCACAACTGGGACAGCATCGACGGCCACAGCTGCAACCGCTTCGTgggggaggagaagaagaaggtggACAACGCCAAGCGCAACCTGCACCGCTACACGCACTACTACGACCGCTTCAAGATCCACGGCGACTCCCACAAGCTGGAGCACGACATGCTCGGTCCCGCCATCGATGAGCGGGTGAAGGTGCTAGAGGCGCTGCGGGACCAGTCCCTCATCCAGGACGCCAGCTGGCTCACCGAGGCGCACCGCGGCCTCCTGCAGTCACGCCAGGTGCTGTCGCGCTCCTACGTCTTCGCCTACTACATGTTCGGCGACGACGACAAGGTGCGGACGTGGCCCGCGAACCGCCACAGCCTGCCCATCGCGCAGGGCCTCTTCGAGAACTACCAGGAGGAGCTGGAGAGCAACGTGGAGCGCCTCTCCAAGGTGCTCGCCACCGAGTACGGGCCGGTGCCGGACGAGGACGACGTCCGGCGTGACAAGCAGAACGCCATGAATCTCACCAAGATCGTGCAGACGCGATGCGGGGAGATCTACAAGTGCATCCAGGacgagctgctgccgctgctccTCGACCCCATGATCATCGCCGCCTACCGGCCCCGCGGCCCCGACAAGGCCAAGGAGTTCACGGCCTGA
- the LOC109744328 gene encoding probable E3 ubiquitin-protein ligase ARI1 isoform X2 → MLVDLAAAVKPPALRQAITQESLSTAQQQDLSMVMNLLNVKQHNARALLIHHRWKIDCIYDHLDRKGRDRMFREAGIVLQENINGKALPSRVVNCMVCFDEFSVGAVSIMECGHYFCNDCWTEHFKASVDSGKKQIRCMGVKCPVVCDEAVVQQLLAGKYPDAARRFDRFLLESYLENNESVKWCPSVPHCGRAIRVGAGERYTEVECPCGLGFCFACAAAAHSPCPCTMWDMWEVKCNGESETVNWILANTKSCPKCFKPIVKDGGCNLVTCKCGQHLCWKCGGATGFAHNWDSIDGHSCNRFVGEEKKKVDNAKRNLHRYTHYYDRFKIHGDSHKLEHDMLGPAIDERVKVLEALRDQSLIQDASWLTEAHRGLLQSRQVLSRSYVFAYYMFGDDDKVRTWPANRHSLPIAQGLFENYQEELESNVERLSKVLATEYGPVPDEDDVRRDKQNAMNLTKIVQTRCGEIYKCIQDELLPLLLDPMIIAAYRPRGPDKAKEFTA, encoded by the exons ATGCTCGTGGATCTTGCTGCTGCAGTGAAGCCGCCGGCGCTGCGTCAG GCAATTACACAAGAGTCTCTTTCCACTGCACAG CAACAAGATCTATCCATGGTAATGAACTTGCTCAACGTCAAGCAGCACAACGCTCGTGCTCTCCTCATCCACCATCGGTGGAAGATAGACTGCATCTACGACCACCTCGACAGGAAGGGGCGAGACCGCATGTTCAGAGAGGCAGGCATCGTGCTTCAGGAGAATATCAACGGCAAGGCGCTGCCCTCAAGAGTGGTGAACTGCATGGTGTGCTTTGATGAATTCTCTGTGGGTGCCGTCTCCATCATGGAATGTGGCCATTATTTCTGCAATGACT GTTGGACGGAGCACTTCAAGGCGTCTGTGGATAGCGGCAAGAAGCAGATCCGGTGCATGGGGGTGAAGTGCCCGGTGGTGTGCGACGAGGCCGTGGTGCAGCAGCTCCTCGCCGGCAAGTACCCCGACGCGGCCAGGCGCTTCGACCGCTTCCTCCTCGAGTCGTACCTCGAGAACAACGAGTCGGTGAAGTGGTGCCCGAGCGTCCCGCACTGCGGCCGCGCGATCCGCGTGGGCGCCGGCGAGCGCTACACCGAGGTGGAGTGCCCCTGCGGCCTGGGCTTCTGCTTCGCGTGCGCGGCCGCCGCGCACTCGCCGTGCCCCTGCACCATGTGGGACATGTGGGAGGTCAAGTGCAACGGCGAGTCGGAGACCGTCAACTGGATCCTCGCCAACACCAAGAGCTGCCCCAAGTGCTTCAAGCCCATCGTCAAGGACGGCGGCTGCAACCTCGTCACCTGCAAGTGCGGCCAGCATCTATG TTGGAAGTGCGGCGGCGCGACGGGGTTCGCGCACAACTGGGACAGCATCGACGGCCACAGCTGCAACCGCTTCGTgggggaggagaagaagaaggtggACAACGCCAAGCGCAACCTGCACCGCTACACGCACTACTACGACCGCTTCAAGATCCACGGCGACTCCCACAAGCTGGAGCACGACATGCTCGGTCCCGCCATCGATGAGCGGGTGAAGGTGCTAGAGGCGCTGCGGGACCAGTCCCTCATCCAGGACGCCAGCTGGCTCACCGAGGCGCACCGCGGCCTCCTGCAGTCACGCCAGGTGCTGTCGCGCTCCTACGTCTTCGCCTACTACATGTTCGGCGACGACGACAAGGTGCGGACGTGGCCCGCGAACCGCCACAGCCTGCCCATCGCGCAGGGCCTCTTCGAGAACTACCAGGAGGAGCTGGAGAGCAACGTGGAGCGCCTCTCCAAGGTGCTCGCCACCGAGTACGGGCCGGTGCCGGACGAGGACGACGTCCGGCGTGACAAGCAGAACGCCATGAATCTCACCAAGATCGTGCAGACGCGATGCGGGGAGATCTACAAGTGCATCCAGGacgagctgctgccgctgctccTCGACCCCATGATCATCGCCGCCTACCGGCCCCGCGGCCCCGACAAGGCCAAGGAGTTCACGGCCTGA
- the LOC109744334 gene encoding metacaspase-1, translating into MECGHCGEGLSIPRGARAVQCAHCRGVTRVGRRHGFVGFVVNMITNMAGGGRTRPATPPRLREAGYPRVQGDKRALLVGISYAGTHLPELSGPVTDVKSMSFLLTQKYGFPSQCILVLTDEERDPYRTPTKSNILLAMRWLVHGCSSGDSLVFHFSGHGDQVRDDDGDERDGKDEVLCPLDSDPADCGSDIRDDEINAALVRPLVHGVRLHAVVDACHSGTVLDLPNLCKIKKNGESEWTDQSAPNGAWKRTSGGQAVLISGCADTQTSTDGIGDELVGMGALTYSFFTAALFAQRTPTYAQLLATIKAIIRERNADGRVSCKLPEPVCSLVRKVVNFSGVQEPQLTSSDKFDISRTQFLL; encoded by the exons ATGGAGTGTGGTCACTGCGGCGAGGGCCTGTCCATCCCGCGAGGAGCACGCGCTGTGCAATGCGCGCATTGCCGCGGGGTGACGCGCGTCGGGCGGCGGCACGGCTTCGTCGGCTTCGTCGTGAACATGATCACCAACATGGCGGGCGGCGGCCGCACGAGgccggcaacgccgccgaggCTGCGGGAGGCGGGCTACCCCAGAGTCCAAGGCGACAAGCGCGCCCTCCTGGTCGGCATCAGCTACGCGGGCACGCATCTCCCTGAGCTGAGCGGCCCCGTCACCGACGTCAAGAGCATGAGCTTCCTGCTCACCCAGAAGTACGGGTTTCCAAGCCAGTGCATCCTCGTCCTCACCG ATGAGGAGCGCGACCCGTACAGGACGCCGACCAAGTCCAACATCCTGCTGGCGATGCGGTGGCTCGTGCACGGCTGCAGCTCCGGCGACTCCCTCGTGTTCCACTTCTCCGGCCACGGCGACCAGGTgcgcgacgacgacggcgacgagCGGGACGGGAAGGACGAGGTGCTCTGCCCGCTCGACTCAGACCCGGCCGACTGCGGCAGCGACATCCGGGACGACGAGATCAACGCGGCCCTGGTCCGGCCGCTCGTGCACGGCGTCAGGCTCCACGCCGTCGTCGACGCCTGCCACAGCGGCACCGTGCTCGATCTCCCCAACCTCTGCAAGATCAAAAA GAACGGCGAATCGGAATGGACGGACCAGAGCGCTCCGAACGGCGCCTGGAAGAGAACGAGCGGCGGGCAGGCGGTCCTGATCAGCGGCTGCGCCGACACCCAGACGTCGACCGACGGgatcggcgacgagctcgtgggCATGGGGGCCCTGACGTACAGCTTCTTCACGGCGGCGCTGTTCGCGCAGCGGACGCCCACCTACGCGCAGCTGCTGGCGACGATAAAGGCGATCATCCGCGAGCGCAACGCCGACGGCCGGGTCAGCTGCAAGCTCCCCGAGCCCGTCTGCTCGCTCGTCCGCAAGGTGGTCAACTTCAGCGGCGTGCAGGAGCCGCAGCTGACTTCATCGGACAAGTTCGACATCAGTCGGACACAATTTCTGCTGTGA
- the LOC109744332 gene encoding probable E3 ubiquitin-protein ligase ARI1, with protein MARDDDCCYYYEDDGDGEEDEEEEGEEAADWDGLAVGADEDDLGLLEDDPPHSERRVDCWAITEDTLSAAQQEDLSTMMNLLNIKQHQARSLFIHHRWKIDCIYDCLDRKGRDRMLREAGIVLQEKSSMLIGASRTPSRSVQCNVCFDDDLSPAAVSTMDCGHCFCNDCWTEHFNAAIDGGKKQIRCMEVKCLAICDEGIVQRLLGQKYPDAAKRFDRFLLESYLEDNDFVKWCPSIPHCGRAIRVGTGDRYCEVKCLCGVTFCFNCMEQTHSPCPCTIWKHWNTRIHGESENIKWIVKNTKSCPKCFKPIEKHDGCNLVKCKCGQYMCWLCGGPTGSTHTWTNIEGHSCNRYKESKDKVDTGRRQLERYAHYCNRFKIHEDSYKEQHEKLGPAIKEKVKQLESNHLRPRLIRDGDWLTDAHQRLLWSRQVVSRSYAFAYHMFGGELQAHRSERGNLAPAQNLFESQQEQLERHVEQLSKVLVTDIPALPDQEIVKVKQEVVNLDKILERLCGEMYTCIQDELLPLLTEPMDIAAYTPDGPVRAKVFRA; from the exons ATGGCCAGGGACGACGACTGCTGCTACTACTACgaagacgacggcgacggcgaggaggatgaggaggaggagggggaggaggcggccgacTGGGACGGCCTGGCGGTGGGGGCGGACGAGGACGACCTCGGCCTGCTCGAGGACGACCCGCCGCACTCGGAGCGCCGCGTCGATTGCTGG GCTATTACAGAAGACACCCTTTCTGCGGCGCAG CAAGAAGACTTGTCCACAATGATGAATTTGCTCAATATAAAGCAGCACCAGGCGCGCAGTCTCTTCATTCACCACCGATGGAAGATAGACTGCATCTACGATTGCCTTGACAGGAAGGGGCGAGACCGCATGCTCAGAGAGGCAGGCATTGTACTGCAGGAGAAGAGTAGCATGCTAATAGGTGCCTCAAGAACACCCTCGAGAAGTGTCCAATGCAATGTGTGCTTTGACGATGACTTGTCCCCGGCCGCTGTCTCAACTATGGACTGTGGCCATTGCTTCTGCAATGACT GTTGGACAGAGCACTTCAATGCAGCCATAGACGGCGGCAAGAAGCAGATACGTTGCATGGAGGTGAAGTGCTTGGCCATTTGCGATGAGGGCATTGTGCAGCGCCTACTTGGCCAGAAGTACCCCGATGCAGCCAAGCGCTTTGATCGCTTCCTACTCGAGTCTTATCTTGAGGACAATGACTTTGTGAAGTGGTGCCCCAGCATCCCACACTGTGGACGTGCAATCCGTGTGGGCACTGGTGATCGTTACTGCGAGGTCAAGTGTCTCTGTGGTGTCACCTTCTGTTTCAACTGTATGGAGCAGACACACTCACCGTGCCCGTGTACCATATGGAAGCACTGGAACACCAGGATCCATGGCGAGTCAGAGAACATCAAATGGATCGTTAAAAACACCAAGAGCTGCCCCAAGTGCTTCAAGCCGATTGAGAAGCATGACGGTTGCAACCTGGTCAAGTGCAAATGTGGCCAGTATATGTG CTGGCTATGTGGTGGACCCACAGGTAGCACGCACACATGGACAAACATTGAGGGCCACAGCTGCAACCGCTACAAGGAGAGCAAGGACAAGGTGGACACGGGCAGGCGGCAGCTAGAGCGATACGCGCATTACTGCAACCGGTTCAAGATCCATGAGGACTCATACAAGGAGCAGCACGAAAAGCTGGGGCCGGCCATCAAAGAGAAAGTGAAACAGCTGGAGTCGAACCACCTGCGACCAAGGCTGATCAGGGACGGCGACTGGCTGACCGATGCACACCAGCGCCTGCTGTGGTCACGGCAGGTGGTGTCACGATCATACGCGTTTGCCTACCACATGTTCGGCGGCGAACTGCAGGCGCACCGTTCAGAGCGGGGCAACTTGGCCCCAGCGCAGAATCTGTTTGAGAGCCAGCAGGAGCAGCTGGAGCGCCACGTGGAGCAGCTGTCGAAGGTGCTCGTCACGGACATCCCAGCGCTGCCTGACCAGGAGATCGTGAAGGTGAAGCAGGAGGTCGTCAACCTCGACAAGATCCTCGAGAGGCTCTGCGGGGAGATGTACACCTGCATTCAGGacgagctgctgccgctgctcaCGGAACCCATGGACATCGCCGCGTACACGCCGGACGGCCCTGTCCGGGCCAAGGTGTTCCGGGCTTGA